The Cyclopterus lumpus isolate fCycLum1 chromosome 1, fCycLum1.pri, whole genome shotgun sequence sequence ACAATGAATTGACTGATCAACAAGACAcgcaaatgttttgaaaataaacatCTTTTGCAAAAGCATACGATTAGCCCAGACACTTACTCCCATGGACGCCATCCTTTGTTATCACAGTTAATACAAATTCGTCCACTTCTTGATGAGGGGACGACAGGCCGCCAGAAAGTGAACCTGcaagtgaaaaaaaagtgacatgaACTAAAACCATTTATGCTGAAAGatctgaaaatataatataatattgatacTCTGAGTAATTTTGTGCATGCAAAACAGAGAGAAGCCTTGTTGGTCAGTTCAGTGTCACCTGGATGTGTGGCTGATCCCTGCTGGCAATGAGGCCTCCAGGTTTTGGATTCCTTTGTTTCTGGGACGTCCGACGTGAGAATTCTTTGACCTGTAAAACTAATGATACACATAAATAAGCTCTAATGCTGTGGTTTGAGGGAGGTAATATTCTTTTTagaaaacagagctaaaaagtGTTGTACCTCATATTACAGACCAGGGAAGCCAAGAACACACTTTCCTCCTCAGAAATTCCTTTCTCGTGTTTGTTAGTAAACGTGTTGTCATCTGCCACCGTGAACGCAGAGTTCTTTCTCACTTTTGATGACTTGTAAAGGCGGAAATTTCTGTTCTTAGTGTAAACACCTGTTTGTTTGCAaattataacaataattacTGTATAATTGTTTACTGGCAATGTTTACAAAAATTATGCATTGAAAAGGCAATGAATACATCATGAGAAACATTTTACCCAAGTTAGTGTGCATTCCTCTTACCAAGATCAACAAAAAGACACTCTTGGCCATCCTTGTTTTTCACCTGGAGGAACTTGAGGTCTGTCGCTTCCTGCTTGAGCCTCTTGGCCTGTGGACTCTCAGCCATCTCATCTGCCTTTGCTGGCGTCCCCTCAGAGACGGCATGGGATCCGCTGTCAGTACATGATTGAGACAAATTACACAAAGGAGATGGTAGCAAAGacatgtaaatatttattttaacatgtcTGAAAAACCAACCgtgtttcactgttttctgCCACTGAATTCATCCCAACATTCAGGATACTTTTGGCTGTGCTCAGGACTGGGTGGAGAATCGCATGGATAAACCTgcctaaacaaataaaagacaatatatatatcaattgaagtaactgaaaaaaaatgtaaacaatgttgTTGCCTCCATGAAACACTGGACCAACCCATATGTATGTTGTCTTTGAAAGCTGCATTTTGGAGATTAAAGATGAGATGtcgactgaacttctcttccgtGCTCGAGTCAAGATTGAGAATATTTTTTGCAGAGCACTCAATCCCATAAACTTCCATTAGCTTGTCACAAATATACTGCCAAGACACAAAATATGGAGAGATACACATCATACAGCTGTATGTCATACATCTTTAGGTAAGAAAGTAACAAGATAAGctacaacatacacacaaaaaaaatatggcCGGACGATTTTAATAGCAGATTctaaaaatataatgaaatatggCCCACACATGAAACTTGCGCTTGACTATACTGTATTTCTTAGTGTTAACACTAAGTGGAGTCTTGAACAAGGCAGCTTCTCCAGAAAATAAGAGCAATCAAAGAAAAGTTTTTCCCAGATGACCAAAAATGGCAGAATCAAAGAAAAGCAAGATAACGTAGAACATTTCAGACACGGTGGGAAAACGAATATCTCTTCATATAAGTCAAAAGgaagtgtgtctgtttgatTTGCAATGAAACTGTTGCAGTGATAAAAGTATAATGTACGACAACACTATGAAATCAGGCATCAGACCTACACGTCATACACTGGTGCCGAGCAAGAGCAGAAAGTTAAGCAAATGGCAGCTGGCCTGCTGGCTCAACAACATAATTTTTTTCACGCtaacaaaacacaagaaaaagcGACAATAGCCAGCAGCTACGAGGTAGCTCAACTCATTGCCCGCCATGGGAAACCTTTCTCACCGCtcctttatttgtttacttacTTTACTAAATAAGTGTCAAGGGAATTCTTTTATAACACCTTTTTGGGCTTTATAATTGTTGAACTGAACAACATATGAATCATTGTTATCTGCAGGCTGCGCgataaaactaaatatgtttgAACAGAATACAGCAAGATGTATTGTAAATGAAGACTGAAAAAGTTCCCTACCTGGATAAGTGAAGACACCATAGTTTTACCATCAGCTCCGTTGTTTGAGGGCTTGTGGAACTCCAAGTCAAAGTAGAGCTTACACACAGCGCCATCTGGTATCACCTCATAGCAGTGCATCAAGGACTGTGTGTAAGTCCTGAAATAAATCAAGTGACAAATCACCATTGATGCACATCATCGCATTGTAATCATTTCACAATGTATATGTACCTGTAGTAATGCCACAGCTCACTGTAACTGGTAACCAGGAAGATCCTTTGACCCGGGgatgtcttttctttctcaagtGCAAAAACATGTACAGCCTAGGAAACGCAAAGCACCACGGTCAGCTTTCTCACCTTCACACAAATACATCTAATGTGCAGTCTGATGACATAGTCCAGCATTACAAAAGTCACATGTTACTACTGCACCTCTTTGCAGCTCTGAGCGAAGCTGATTGCTGTACACTGACGAGGAAAGAGCTTCCAGACGGAGGAAGGCTGGCACGGCCACAACCGAGGTTTGTAGTGCGTGGCCAGAGGTTTCTGCTGGAACGACTGAGCAAGCTGCTCAACCTTCTTCATTCGATCTCCCCACTTCCTCATCTTATCAACCACTTGTGTTTACTTCAACCTGTATTGCACCCAAACAGTGACTTGCTCAAGGAAACTTCAGCAGAGGGGAAGCTGGAACTCTCGTCCTCCCATCGTCCTTCAAGCTGAAAAAGATGGAAATAGCGTTACACAGAGAGATGTCTTTGTTATTAAGCCTGCTGGGTGGACCAAATAATACAAACACCTGTTAatataacataaaacaatcCACAATTCAACAGCCTCACAAATGACATCCTCCAAAATGACCATACAGATATAACTTATATAAAAAGGTAGGATTTATTACAAG is a genomic window containing:
- the primpol gene encoding DNA-directed primase/polymerase protein; translated protein: MRKWGDRMKKVEQLAQSFQQKPLATHYKPRLWPCQPSSVWKLFPRQCTAISFAQSCKEAVHVFALEKEKTSPGQRIFLVTSYSELWHYYRTYTQSLMHCYEVIPDGAVCKLYFDLEFHKPSNNGADGKTMVSSLIQYICDKLMEVYGIECSAKNILNLDSSTEEKFSRHLIFNLQNAAFKDNIHMGRFIHAILHPVLSTAKSILNVGMNSVAENSETRGSHAVSEGTPAKADEMAESPQAKRLKQEATDLKFLQVKNKDGQECLFVDLGVYTKNRNFRLYKSSKVRKNSAFTVADDNTFTNKHEKGISEEESVFLASLVCNMSFTGQRILTSDVPETKESKTWRPHCQQGSATHPGSLSGGLSSPHQEVDEFVLTVITKDGVHGSIRRWNYFAVEQLLVYDIAKYRWCENVQRFHRSNNIMIVVDLKEEVWYQKCHDPECRNFRSSSYPLPQEICVSYIMKLDEEDQAYLMDDAGNIELSQAPESTVCPEEAAADVWGDGQDDQDYLESLEDFEQNNGDISDQILLKCMADFESQ